The stretch of DNA TAACTGGGTTTGTAGCTCTCTTCGCTGGACTCGCAATTGGAACGCAATTTGATCCCCAATTGGCTATTTTCATGATGCCCGCCATTGGGCTGCCTCTCATCGTTTTCAGCGGCTACTTCATTCACTACAATGAACTTCCGGTCGTTCTGCTGCCACTCACGTGGATCTCATTCTTCAGATACATCTTCGAAGGCTCCTTCCACGCTATTTACAGCTTTAATCGCAAAAATCTCGATTGCCACCAAATTTTTTGCTACTTCCGCTCAGTCCCAAAAATTCTCGATCTAATGGATATGAAGGAAAATACCTACACAATGGACGTCTTGGGAATTATTGGGTGGATAGTTCTTTTCAAGATTCTCTTTTTAATTGCACTCAAAATGAAAGTAAGACAGTTCACGCGTTGATCGCGCAAAATAAGAAAGCTTTAAGGTGGATTagaaggtttttcttttgatctgccattgagaaaatttctcaaaaaaaggaatatatCTAGATATAAgtttttgtactaaaatttccaaagaaaagttttaataaaatgttgattCTGTAGAAGAAACTTATCTTTCTATacaatttgggattttttaaggttttccTTGGTTATtgtgtgaagaagaaattattagaTTAAATaggtctaaaaaaaattagtacttCTAGACCTTTTAGCTGAGACACTTTAGGTGCCATAAGAGAAAAGCTTTATTCTGTATTTTTACTATGAAAAACAGAAaggatataaaagaaatttcctacTATTTATCCCTAAAAAGTTAAAGCTTTTTGGgaagattctgataaaaaatcttttattttcctttctaaaaacttaaaagttttttttagaagattttgacagatgggtGTTCTTAAATCATTCTATTGTTGTACAGGAAAATATCCAGAAAGATCTCTGAAGaggcctggaaaagtaattttgcttcaaaaatactataagatttttcccagattaccaaaaaaacttaaaactgacgaattgtacgaaaagaaaagatttttatcagaatctatccattttttatacaaattccgaccttttagctgtgatttacCGCATTTAtctatgaaaaaataatctaaaaaataccacaaaaaggagtttattcactgtTGTACTCGTATTAAACAACGATGTTCGTaggaaatgaaaagattttatttttcttgttttaaatattttttcaaaacgtaaagaaaagcaaaattgttttatttatatactttttttttgtatgttcaGGAGcaagaaattgttttataaaCGTACACAAGTAAATTGCTAATCTCTCAAAATTCTTTCACATTATCCCATCCTTTCTTTATACCCCCtctcttaataattttcctttcttattATCATTTCTCCACAAATCTACATTCCTTTGTCCAAAGACTTTGCTTTCTTTTGTTAGATAAAATAGAACAGATAAAAATGAGATCGAtccatttaattgttttcttctatattttACGAgttgattagtttttttttttcattaaaatttcttttagaattgtgagagaaaatttttgaatatttttatttcaaaacaaGTTACGGAATATGGTGCAATTTAAACTGTTCCCAAAGTTTGCAAATTGAGAATATCTCGAATATCTGTAGCTAAGACACATTTAGTGCTATAAAGCATTAAACCAAGACAgaggaaattgaattgaatttttttttatgcgaaaagtaagaaaaacattttagattctttttctgtctactgaaaaattaataatgtattaacgttttaattttatcgatGGTGTGTGTCTGAGGTGCCATAAAAACTATTCTCCCTTTCAATTAAACCAAAGTCAAAATTATGGGTTTATAAATTGAGAAGCGGACAAATTTGATGTATCTTTTCTCACTTAATTTGATTTCACGAAGAGTAATTGTTGAGAACTGTTCTCAATTTGCTATAAAAAGGAACAAACAGCCCCCTCATCATCCATAGttgttttcaaaaataactattataaagaaattgaacTTCTATCTTTATAGTTAGATGCTTTGAAGATCATCAACTCatatttgctataaaattgacaatCAGCGCCCTCAATGTTCTTAAACATTGTAAGTGGTCAATTTCATAAGCTCTGTATTTTATAGCATTAGAAGCTGTTCAAAAGGCATTCTCTCggaaactttaataaaaaaaaactgattttttggGAACACTGGGAACAGTTTAAATCCAACCTGTCTTTGTAACTTGATTTCtcctctcactttttttttttgataattctcATCTATACAAATTGCTTGCATTTTTCGTTAATCAGCTTCAAAACTGGTCATTATTGTGGAAAAATGTtgcaacaaattaaattataaagcaaaataaaaaaaaactgcaaggaaaacaaaagaaaaacttcactgaaaaagtagaaaaaaaaataaagaataatttttctaatcctttattataaattattacaGAAAAGTCATATTGAAAAGGAtcttagagaaaaaaaatcaaaataatgaaatgagcagtttcctctctctctctgcaatataattaattataataataGTAATTCATaaacttcattttcttcttcttcttcattaaatACGCGCGCGTGAATGGAAAGAGAACAAAATTGGATTATAATACtcgattaatttcattgtttttttttttttttgaattcttgaaAGGTGTCAAAGTTCAGAGAAAACAAGATTGTTTTTAAGCCATTTTcgaggagattttcttttaaaatttttcttcttctttagcCACTGGGTGGGCTATCTCCCCGGTATTAATGCTTCGCCTGTCCTTTGGATTCCACGAAGCACGGAgttgagacaaaaaaaaacttaatatttaTGAGAACACGAAGAGATTAGAGAATACTCACGTGCGCAATGCCATTTAGTCATTCTGGCCGGCGGTATTTGTGCTCCGTGTTGGCCCTTGGAAGCCACCACTGCTACGGGGAGTCCTATTGTCGCGTCTATCGAAATTAGTACGTTCCCCACGCCCCCCTGAGGGTCTCACATTTGAGCGTCCCTTGTAGGAAGAACTCCCACCATTGCCGCCACCATTGTGGTAGCCCCCACTGGTGCCACCATTCTGATTTTGGTAGTAGTTGGGATCATTATTGCGGTAGAAGGTACTACCGCCGCCGCCGGATCTGTTGGTGTTGCTGCCGCTACCATTTTGATGGTAACCACCACCATTGCCGCCACGTGACGATCTGTACCCCATGCCGCTGTTGTTGTGCATCCCCCCACGACGACGCATGTGCCCACCGGATGAGTAACCGCGACGCCCACTGTAGCCACCCGTGGATGACGTCGTTGTCCCTTCGGGCTGCCACGAACCACCAAATTGATTATCTCCCCCGCCGCCCATTGTGGAATCCGTGCCACTCCACTCCTTGGCCGACGCCTCATTCACCTGATCCGCCCAGTTGGTACTCTCCTCCACCTTCTTCGTCACTGCTGCTGAATCTTCCGCCGTCCACTGGGTAATTGTCAGGGGTTCCTCCTGCACCGGAGGCTCTTCCTTCTTCTCCACAACTGGCACCTTCGCCGGCGTTGGTTGTGCTGCACTCGCAACCACGGGTTGTTGTGCCATCATTTGATTCCTATCTGATGCATACTGTGAAACAGGCGGCGGCACACTACCACCACCACTggctcctcctcctcctcctccaccACTAGGAGCCGGCTGATTTCCTTGTGCCGCAACGACACTTGTTGGAACAATAGGACGAGCTGTCACGAAGCCAGGAATATGCACAGCTAAAtgataaataagaaatatccATTAGTAATAAGTTTTGtcagattaaaattttgatttaaacgatttaaaaaaatcatttaaactCCAggataaaatatcttttaaaaataaaagaggatTTTCAAACGAAttaaatacgaaaaaaaagaattttgttaagaaacgtcaaacactAAATTACATGTCTAACGTTAGATAAGAAAGACGTcaattgtgtaaaaaaaagagaaacataaaacgtttgaaaataaatgtcaaattagCTAGAAAttctatagtttttttttatgattttatttgaatttttttgaatctgtcaaacgttagaagaaacgtcaattgttgattaaaaaaaaaacgcgatacgttagaaaataaatgtcaaacttgcaaaaatttcatattttttttaatcagtcAAACGTTAAATTAAACGACAATGgaagagaaacgtcaaaagtttgaaaagataaaaaaaaatcattataacaaacatttaatgtttaaacGAACGATAACAAGAACAAACGTCAAACAATAGactaaatgtcaaatgttatgTAGAATAGGTACGTTAAACGTAAAAATAGGCTGTGTGGAGTGGATGTCTAAAATAACAGCCAACCCCTCCAATCCAAAAAGTATTTGAACAGAAATATCAACAACACATATTgaacattagaaaataaacgtcaatcgCTGAGAAGCAAACTAAAATCGTTAGAAGCAGTttgtcaaacattaaaattgaacCAAAAATCCCCAATAATTCGAATAAAATAGCTGTTAATACTGTTTCGGTaatgttaattaataaaaattttaaaataaagacatttttagaTCAATTTATAGCGTCCTTTTGacaaataaaagtatttttttaaacactccGTAAACTAAATTTCTCGTacactcttctttttttttttaattcttttaatttcaataagaaaataaaatcagaacAAGATGTGTCTTCGCTAAAAGgtctaaaagtactaaattctttttagaacTGTCAAATCTTTCAGTTCTCTTTGAGAGAATACCAAGTAAAGGCCTTATAGATAAGAAAAAGTTCTACAAAATCAACCCCAAAGAATATTTCTCActcaaaaacaaacaaaaaaattaaaaataaaatagataaatgaGAAACTTACGTGCGTGGTGTTCAGGTGCCGGAACGGGTGTGGGATTAACCGTAATGGGTGCATTGGCAGCTGGCTTAACGCCAGGATATGCAGTCTGCGGCGGAACCATTGTGGAGTAGGTTTGATTCGTGAACGTTTGCGAAGGAATTGGGATTGCCGGCGAGAGGACACCCTGTGGTGGAATTTGTGGTGCTGCCGTTGGTGCCGCTGCTGCCGCTACAACAGCCAGAGGTGGTTGCTGTGGTGCCGCAGCTACTGGTGCTGCCACCGATGTTACCACATCGGGTGAATCAAGCTCAGAATCCTGAAGGAAGTAGTACGCACTACCGCCGATAATTTCATTAATGGGCCTCATTTGTTGCATATACTGCTGCTGATGCTTGAAATACGATTGCTCCATGGCGCGCATGTGTCCGGGATTCATGAGTGGACTCGGTGCACCGGCAATACCCACAAGTGGTGGTGCAGCGGTACTCGCGGCACCTCCTTGCGGCGGGATAATGGTAGTGATTGGCTGTGGGATCATCATCTGGGGCACAATTggggcagcagcagcagcagcagcagcagcttgACCATGCGGTACTTCCGGAATGAACGTTGGCACCGGCGGTTGCTGCTGCGGTGGATCTGCCGTCTTCTCGAGCTCCTTCCCCGCCTCCACATCCTTTGGCTCTCCCTCCCGTGGACTCTCAAGTCCATTCTTCACCACTTCCTCCCCCACTCCCACCGCTGCTGCCTCATCCACCTTCTCCCCCGTGCCGAATTGTTTGTCGAAATAGCCGGAATTGTGAACAACCTGCAGAATGCTGCGAACACGCTCGTAGTTTGTGTCACAGAAGGACTTTGGCTTGCCATCCACCGTCGAGATGAGATGATCTGCCGCCTTCTGGGCACTCGCCAGGTATGCTTCCATATTCGAACCGGGCACACGCTTAACCGTCGAACTGGCATACAGTTGATCCAGCAAATCCAATTCCTTCTTCTCCAGCTTCGCTGCGCCATTGGAGCCCGTTAGGAAGTCCTCGCGTGCCTGCTCATCCCGCAAACCTTCCAGTGTGTCTTGAATTACCAGCACTTCCTTCACTTTGGTCACCTCATTCTGGATACGCGTAGCAGTTTCCTATATAGAGAAATTCAGGATATttgttttttccttttgtaattcaaagatttaaaaacgcgaaaattgtaaaaaaaaaatgattttgatgatttttatagTATGGAAACAGTTACG from Lutzomyia longipalpis isolate SR_M1_2022 chromosome 4, ASM2433408v1 encodes:
- the LOC129795494 gene encoding caprin homolog, whose protein sequence is MPSCAKIEKRASAEVQLMDNTTPIRQVIVAVEHKIRNLEKRKGKLESYRDLQKSGKDLTTDQKIAVSKYDEVTQCLDFARELFKQVHAISAMWEKDQKKVVRKETATRIQNEVTKVKEVLVIQDTLEGLRDEQAREDFLTGSNGAAKLEKKELDLLDQLYASSTVKRVPGSNMEAYLASAQKAADHLISTVDGKPKSFCDTNYERVRSILQVVHNSGYFDKQFGTGEKVDEAAAVGVGEEVVKNGLESPREGEPKDVEAGKELEKTADPPQQQPPVPTFIPEVPHGQAAAAAAAAAPIVPQMMIPQPITTIIPPQGGAASTAAPPLVGIAGAPSPLMNPGHMRAMEQSYFKHQQQYMQQMRPINEIIGGSAYYFLQDSELDSPDVVTSVAAPVAAAPQQPPLAVVAAAAAPTAAPQIPPQGVLSPAIPIPSQTFTNQTYSTMVPPQTAYPGVKPAANAPITVNPTPVPAPEHHAPVHIPGFVTARPIVPTSVVAAQGNQPAPSGGGGGGGASGGGSVPPPVSQYASDRNQMMAQQPVVASAAQPTPAKVPVVEKKEEPPVQEEPLTITQWTAEDSAAVTKKVEESTNWADQVNEASAKEWSGTDSTMGGGGDNQFGGSWQPEGTTTSSTGGYSGRRGYSSGGHMRRRGGMHNNSGMGYRSSRGGNGGGYHQNGSGSNTNRSGGGGSTFYRNNDPNYYQNQNGGTSGGYHNGGGNGGSSSYKGRSNVRPSGGRGERTNFDRRDNRTPRSSGGFQGPTRSTNTAGQND